One window from the genome of Oceanicoccus sp. KOV_DT_Chl encodes:
- a CDS encoding DUF4823 domain-containing protein — translation MKFKHLSVLLTVLSTMFLSACQPDFVKSETSQMAGSLGVINSFSISRWNTRRLEPSASFLIVSDKIDTVDAVALSNVVAQNMSPYFASVSGGYVKESLAAARTLAVNKGSHFLVYLEIVDSQSIVEDDQAQSDSAYNKLHLTMTLLDVVNGNTLDKITLTAKSSWVLLLGDDMQDLLAKPVTKIAQDLAGVAR, via the coding sequence ATGAAATTTAAACATTTGAGTGTGCTGCTGACCGTTTTGTCAACGATGTTCCTATCTGCTTGTCAGCCTGATTTTGTAAAAAGTGAAACCAGTCAAATGGCTGGCAGTCTTGGTGTTATTAACAGCTTTAGTATTAGTCGCTGGAATACTCGTCGGCTAGAGCCAAGTGCAAGCTTCCTGATAGTCAGTGATAAAATTGATACGGTTGATGCCGTGGCGCTAAGTAATGTTGTTGCACAGAATATGTCCCCATACTTTGCCAGTGTTAGCGGTGGCTATGTTAAAGAGTCTCTGGCCGCCGCTAGAACTTTAGCTGTAAATAAGGGCAGCCATTTTCTTGTATATTTGGAAATAGTGGATAGCCAGTCTATAGTCGAAGATGATCAAGCCCAGTCCGATAGCGCTTACAATAAACTGCATTTAACGATGACCCTACTGGATGTTGTGAATGGCAACACGCTTGATAAAATTACACTTACGGCAAAGAGTTCATGGGTGTTGTTACTGGGTGATGATATGCAGGACTTGCTGGCAAAGCCTGTTACAAAAATTGCACAGGATCTAGCAGGGGTTGCACGCTAA
- a CDS encoding DUF1285 domain-containing protein: MAGSSTSLSAIEIALHDQPDKPPLHLWHPELSGDIDIRIAANGDWFHLGGKIERLPLVKLFSTILRREGDGEYYLVTPLEKWRIQVEQTALLIIDMDVLDKGLSNQRVVVTSNVGEKYMLGEHYLLQVTTAETSNEPFPVVTLDNGLTARVSRAVFYRMVDCATEREGGHGLLSGCHWFQLEGN, encoded by the coding sequence ATGGCTGGTTCCTCGACAAGCTTGAGCGCTATTGAAATTGCCTTGCATGACCAGCCGGACAAACCACCGCTGCATCTATGGCACCCGGAGCTCAGTGGCGATATTGATATCCGGATAGCGGCCAACGGCGATTGGTTTCATTTAGGTGGAAAAATAGAGCGTTTGCCGCTGGTTAAGTTGTTTTCTACCATTTTGCGTCGTGAAGGGGATGGAGAATACTATTTAGTAACGCCACTAGAAAAGTGGCGGATTCAGGTCGAGCAAACAGCTTTATTGATAATTGACATGGATGTATTAGATAAGGGTTTGTCTAACCAACGTGTTGTTGTTACGTCTAATGTCGGCGAAAAATATATGTTGGGTGAACACTATTTATTGCAGGTCACCACAGCTGAAACGTCGAACGAGCCATTCCCGGTGGTTACGCTAGACAATGGACTAACAGCCAGAGTAAGTCGGGCTGTATTTTACCGTATGGTTGATTGTGCCACTGAGCGAGAGGGAGGGCATGGGTTGTTAAGCGGTTGTCATTGGTTTCAGTTAGAGGGTAACTAG
- a CDS encoding electron transfer flavoprotein-ubiquinone oxidoreductase, which produces MERESMEFDVVIVGAGPAGLSTACRIRQLSEDITVCVVEKGAEVGAHILSGAVMDPKAMAELFPDWKERGAPLNVPVSKDQVMLMQNQSSAISVPLMFAPGFHNDGNYVVSLANICRWLAEQAESMGVEIYPGFAAAEVLYHEDGSVKGIATGDMGVSADGSHKDAYMQGMELHAKYTVFAEGCRGHLGKQLIEKFKLDEGCDPQHYGIGFKEIWEIDPAKHSEGLVIHTTGWPASKGTASGSYLYHSDNNQIAIGYVVPLSYDNPHVSPFDEFQQWKHHEKIKHYLEGGTRIAYGARALIKGGPQSRPKMSFPGGLLIGDDAGTLNFARIKGSHTAMKSGIIAGDTLHAALTADATATTRDLVDYAQRFKASWLHEELQKWRNFGPLLHKFGGMIGAALAFIDQGILQGKLPITLRDTKPDHECLKPAAQMPKISYPKPDGVISFDKLSSVFLSNTNHEEDQPCHLTLKDADIPLQHNLPMYDEPAQRYCPAGVYEIVEESNGDKRFQINGQNCVHCKTCDIKDPSQNIVWVTPEGLGGPNYPNM; this is translated from the coding sequence GTGGAACGTGAATCTATGGAGTTCGACGTCGTTATCGTCGGTGCTGGCCCTGCTGGACTATCAACGGCATGCCGAATTCGACAGCTCAGTGAAGACATCACCGTCTGTGTGGTAGAAAAAGGCGCCGAAGTGGGTGCTCATATTCTTTCAGGGGCGGTTATGGATCCCAAGGCCATGGCCGAGTTATTTCCCGACTGGAAAGAGCGAGGTGCGCCTTTAAACGTCCCTGTATCCAAAGACCAAGTCATGTTGATGCAAAATCAATCCAGCGCTATTAGTGTGCCATTGATGTTTGCCCCTGGCTTCCACAACGATGGCAACTATGTCGTTAGCCTGGCGAATATCTGCCGCTGGCTCGCCGAACAAGCAGAATCGATGGGTGTTGAAATCTATCCGGGGTTTGCCGCCGCCGAAGTGCTCTATCATGAAGACGGCAGCGTTAAAGGTATCGCCACCGGTGATATGGGCGTATCCGCAGATGGCAGCCATAAAGATGCCTATATGCAGGGTATGGAATTGCACGCCAAGTATACGGTATTTGCCGAAGGCTGCAGAGGCCATCTTGGTAAGCAGCTGATTGAAAAGTTTAAACTGGACGAAGGCTGTGACCCACAACACTATGGCATTGGCTTTAAGGAGATATGGGAGATTGACCCGGCCAAACACAGCGAAGGCTTAGTGATCCATACCACCGGCTGGCCCGCCTCTAAAGGCACTGCCTCTGGCAGTTATCTATATCATTCCGACAACAATCAAATTGCTATTGGCTATGTAGTACCCTTAAGCTATGACAATCCGCACGTCTCTCCTTTTGATGAATTCCAGCAATGGAAACATCATGAAAAAATCAAACATTACCTCGAAGGCGGTACCCGTATTGCCTACGGCGCCAGAGCATTGATAAAAGGTGGTCCTCAATCACGGCCCAAAATGAGCTTCCCAGGCGGCCTGTTGATCGGGGATGATGCCGGGACACTTAATTTCGCCAGAATCAAAGGCAGCCACACGGCAATGAAATCCGGGATTATAGCTGGTGATACTTTACATGCTGCGCTAACTGCTGATGCCACAGCTACTACCCGCGATCTGGTTGATTACGCGCAACGCTTTAAAGCTTCATGGTTGCATGAAGAACTACAAAAATGGCGCAACTTCGGCCCGTTGCTGCACAAGTTTGGCGGTATGATCGGCGCGGCATTGGCATTTATTGATCAAGGTATTCTGCAAGGTAAATTACCGATTACGTTGCGTGACACAAAACCAGATCATGAGTGCTTAAAACCCGCAGCCCAGATGCCGAAGATCTCATATCCTAAGCCTGATGGCGTGATAAGCTTTGATAAACTTTCTTCAGTATTTTTATCCAATACCAATCATGAAGAAGATCAGCCATGTCACTTAACGCTAAAAGATGCGGATATTCCATTGCAGCACAATTTGCCTATGTACGACGAACCCGCGCAGCGCTATTGTCCTGCTGGCGTTTATGAAATTGTCGAAGAGAGCAATGGCGATAAGCGCTTTCAGATTAATGGTCAAAACTGTGTCCACTGTAAAACCTGTGACATCAAAGACCCTAGTCAGAATATCGTTTGGGTAACCCCTGAGGGCTTGGGCGGCCCCAATTACCCAAACATGTAA